The genomic stretch AAGACGGATACGAAGTTTGGAAACGCGCATTGAACAACGTAACTCCTGGTGTCGAAGTACGTAGCCGCCGTATCGGTGGTGCTACCTTCCAGATCCCTACTGAGGTACGTCCCGACCGTAAGATCTCCCTCAGCATCAAGTGGCTTATCCGCTACAGCCGTGAGAGAAATGGTCGTACTATGGCCGACAAGCTGGCGAATGAAATCGTAGCAGCGGCTAAAGGTGAAGGTGCAGCTTTCAAAAAGAAAGAAGATACCCACCGTATGGCAGAAGCAAACAAGGCATTCTCTCACTTCCGTATCTAATCACAGATATTCAGGAAAGAGAAATATTCTTTAATAATTTTGGGAAAAAGGGTGTATCACATGATACACCCTTCTTTTTTGCCACCCTGCTTCCCAAGCTCCATACCCCGGCATCCGCAATTCTCCCCGATTTTATGGCTTACCTCCCGTTGTTTTGCAATTCTGTCGTAGTTTAGGGGATATGAAGGTCCTACTGATTGAAGATGAAGTGAATGTAGCGTCGTTTATCCAGCGTGGTCTTACCGAAGCCGGCTACGAGGTCACAGTAGCCATGGATGGCGTATCAGGACTTTCCATCGCCACCACCCACGAATTCACAGTCATCCTGCTCGATGTAATGCTGCCGGGAATGAACGGACTCGAACTCTGCCGGAAACTCCGGCTAACGAACCGGCAGGTCCCCGTTCTCATGCTTACCGCCCTTGGCTCTACAGAAAACATTGTTGCCGGCCTCGATACCGGCGCCGATGACTACCTCGTAAAACCTTTTAAACTGGCCGAATTGCTGGCACGTATCCGCTCACTAACCCGCCGCCAGCCCCAGCAACTCACCGACTCCACCCTCCTGGTAATAGATGATCTGGTAGTAGATGTTAACGCCAAAATTGTAAAACGCAACTTTAAACCCATAGCCCTTACCGCCACAGAATACCGCCTCCTCGAATTCATGATGCGCAACCAGCGAAAAGTGCTCTCCCGTGTCGAAATCCTGGAACAGGTCTGGGGTATCGACTTCAACATGGGAACCAACGTTGTCGACGTTTACGTTAACTACCTCCGTAAAAAAATTGATAAAGGCTTCGATACCAAACTCATCCATACCGTAATTGGTATGGGCTACATCATGAAAGAAGTCTACGGCAACGAAACAACAGACTGAATAACCCCGGAAGCTTCCGCAAACGCACTAAAAGCGCTCTGTAATTTTGTATCATTGCAAAGGCGAACGGGCAGGCCCCGCTCCGGTGCTTGCCTGGGAAACAGTCCGCCCTTATAAATGAAGATCCAGACGAAAATAACCTGGTTATTTACAGCGGTTACCGCATCTATTATCCTGCTGCTCAGCGGGTTCGTTTACTTTTTTGCCAGCCGTAAATCATTTGAAGATTTTTATAAACGACTCGAAATTAGGGCTATTGTTACGGCTAAGGCAAAACTCGAAGCCAATAGCGACAGCAATTCCGCCTACCATGAGATCCGCCGCGAACACTTGGAAAAACTGCCTTCCGAAAAAGAATACTTCTTTAAAATAAATAAACAAACAGGCCAGGTCGATAGCGCCGCCATCCTGCCCGTTCCCGTCAGCTTTTTCAAACACGTGATCCAGAACGGAGAAGCTGTGTATCGCCGGAAAGATCTGTTTTACCTGGGCTTCCTGTACAAACAACCACAGGGTAGCTCAGTTGTGGTTATTTCAGCGATCAACGACTATTCCCGTGAATATCTCGGTAACCTGAAGAACGTATTGCTGATCACTTTCTTTTTCTCGATGGTAGTGGTCCTTACCGTAGGTATCATGTTCTCCAGGCAGATCCTGAAACCTGTACGCCTCATTACCGAACGGGTAAAAGAGATCAGTAGCACTAACCTCCACCTTCGCCTCTATTCCGGGAAGGGCAAGGATGAAATTGAAGAGCTTTCCCAAACTTTCAACAACATGCTCGACAGGCTGGAAACTTCTTTTGAATCACAGAACAATTTTGTGAGCAATGCTTCCCACGAACTAAGCACACCGCTCACAGCTATAATAGGAGAGGCCGAGCTTACATTGAACCGCCCCCGCACACAGGAACAATATGTCAGATCCACCCAGATCATCCTTAATGAGGCAGAAAGGCTGCGCAACATTACAACAACCCTCCTGAACCTCGCCCAAACCGGCTTCAATGGCAAAAAACAGGATTGGGAACCGCTCCGGGCCGATGAATTGGTATGGTCGGTAAAAAAATCGGTAGACAATATCAACCCGCAGAACCAGGTTTTCTTCGATACCAGCCACTTGCCCGAAGAAGTGAAAAAGCTCAGTATGCTCGGTAATATGCAGCTGCTGATCCTCGCTTTAAGCAACATTGTGCTCAATGCCTGTAAATATTCTAATAACCAAACCGTTACAATAGGGGTAGCAGCCACCGACGAACGTATTCTTATCGTGATCAGGGATAAAGGTATCGGGATCCCTGAGCCCGAAATCCCTTACGTGTTCGATCCGTTCTTCCGCGCTTCCAATGTGCAGCATCTGAAAGGCTATGGTATAGGCCTTCCTTTGTCCCGCAATATTATTCGTATGCACGGCGGCGACATCGTTGTCAACTCCCGTGAAGGAGAAGGCACCATCATCCATATCTCTCTGCCAATAAAGGACTAAAACTTTCACCCCAAAAGCTCCCTTTCTGTTAGCTGCCTGCCATCCGTTACCCCTTCCATATCTCTAATTCCATTCTAATAGCTCTCTTATATCCTCTTAATGCATCTGTTTTAAAATTGTAAGATGGAACACAATGCTCACTAATTAAACCGGGAAATATGCGAAATGTATTGATTCCAACAGATTTTACAGTGCATTCACTGGATCTTGTGGTAGCAGTGGTTGAGAAATACAAAGACGAAGCGCTGAATATTACATTGTTGCATGCGCTTGCCATGCCGGATTCAATTATGGATCTTATCCTGTTATCCCGTAATAACGATCGCTACAACCTTATTAGCAAGGAATTCAGAAATGCCTGCACCATTCTAAAGAACAGGTATGCCTCTTCTATTAAGGATATTAACGTACGCTTTATGCATGGCGGCACAAGAGGTGTCTTCCGCAATTTCGTGGAGGCTACCAAAGCCGATGTATTTGTGTATCCTACTGATTATACGTTTAAAAAAGCAGGCAGCAATAGCATAGAAATCAGTAAGTTGTATAAATACGCCGATTGTACGCAGCTGCCTGTGGCAGTAAGTAAAATGCATACCGATGTGCGCCGGCTGAATATGGCGGATCTTTTACTCGCCGTAAGCTAAAGCGTTGCAATGTCCGGAACAGTAAAATGCCACACATACCTTGGCCTCTCACGATTGCCCCCGCCGCTTCCGGTTGCTTGCCATTCTCCCGGAAACATTGAAAATCAGTAGAAATATTCTCCCCGTGCAATCTATTATCCGCTATCTGCCATCTCTTTACTACAATTTAATGCGTAGGAATTCCTGCGAATCATTTTAATCACTACTTTTGCGCCTCGAAAACCAGGTGGGATTCTTGTGCCCGGTTTTCTTCAAATACTTAAACTATTAATTTTTTTATGGCGGACTTGAGATTTCAACGCAACTTTGGTATTGCCGCTCACATTGATGCCGGTAAAACTACCACTACCGAGCGTATTCTGCGCTATACCGGTATGATTCACAAAATTGGCGAGGTGCATGATGGTGCAGCTACTACTGACTGGATGGAGCAGGAGAAAGAGCGCGGTATTACCAT from Filimonas effusa encodes the following:
- the rpsG gene encoding 30S ribosomal protein S7, translating into MRKAQAKKLPLAPDGRFNDKLVTRFVNNLMWDGKKSAAITIFYDAVDKVSKVTGEDGYEVWKRALNNVTPGVEVRSRRIGGATFQIPTEVRPDRKISLSIKWLIRYSRERNGRTMADKLANEIVAAAKGEGAAFKKKEDTHRMAEANKAFSHFRI
- a CDS encoding response regulator transcription factor; translation: MKVLLIEDEVNVASFIQRGLTEAGYEVTVAMDGVSGLSIATTHEFTVILLDVMLPGMNGLELCRKLRLTNRQVPVLMLTALGSTENIVAGLDTGADDYLVKPFKLAELLARIRSLTRRQPQQLTDSTLLVIDDLVVDVNAKIVKRNFKPIALTATEYRLLEFMMRNQRKVLSRVEILEQVWGIDFNMGTNVVDVYVNYLRKKIDKGFDTKLIHTVIGMGYIMKEVYGNETTD
- a CDS encoding HAMP domain-containing sensor histidine kinase, whose translation is MKIQTKITWLFTAVTASIILLLSGFVYFFASRKSFEDFYKRLEIRAIVTAKAKLEANSDSNSAYHEIRREHLEKLPSEKEYFFKINKQTGQVDSAAILPVPVSFFKHVIQNGEAVYRRKDLFYLGFLYKQPQGSSVVVISAINDYSREYLGNLKNVLLITFFFSMVVVLTVGIMFSRQILKPVRLITERVKEISSTNLHLRLYSGKGKDEIEELSQTFNNMLDRLETSFESQNNFVSNASHELSTPLTAIIGEAELTLNRPRTQEQYVRSTQIILNEAERLRNITTTLLNLAQTGFNGKKQDWEPLRADELVWSVKKSVDNINPQNQVFFDTSHLPEEVKKLSMLGNMQLLILALSNIVLNACKYSNNQTVTIGVAATDERILIVIRDKGIGIPEPEIPYVFDPFFRASNVQHLKGYGIGLPLSRNIIRMHGGDIVVNSREGEGTIIHISLPIKD